The region GGGCCTCCGTCAGGTAGGTTTCTGAGCCATAGTATTCCGCCATGTCCGGCACCGCATGGATATTATAGGATTTGCCGGGCATATTGCCGTAGTTCTGCTCGCCCAGGTAACTGAGCGGACGCCCCGCCACATGCCCGGCCACATTTACCATAAAGCCCAGGTTATGGGGATTGGCTCCCGGCGTGCCGGCCGTGCCCCAGTGCCCTTTGCCTATGTGTATGGTCATGTAGCCGTTCTCCTGCAGCAACTGCGGCAGAGGGGTGGCGTAGGCTGTTTGCGGCACGCCCGCTATGGGGCTCAAGCCGTTGATGTTCCAGTTGGCAAAGTTCAGCTGCTCATCCGGCGTATCGGAATTGCGGTCTTTCCAGGGCGTGGTCCAGTTGGTGACGCCGTGGTGGGCCGCGTTCATCCCCGTCAGCATACTTACCCGCGAAGGCGTACAGACCGGTGTGGCGTAGGCGCTGGTGAACTTCATGCCTTCCCGGGCCAGGCGCTCCATGTTAGGCGTGTGGTAGCGCTTGTTCACCGGGTATACTTTGTCGGCAAAAGGCACCGACGTATCCATCCAACCCATGTCATCCACCAGGAACACGATGATATTTGGCCGCTGCTGCGCCTGTATGGCCAGTGCAGGAAGTATAAGGATGATGAATAGAAAAAGCCTCTTCATGTTTGATTTAAGTAAAGAATAGCAGCAGTATGATGTCACCTCTCTCCTGCATTTCTGTCAGCCCGAACTTTGTGAGAGATCTTTTCCGAACTCCGGGTAGATTTCTCCTATCGCCGAAAGGACAAAGAGCATAAGCCGCCGTTCTACTTCACCGGCTTCGGCTCCACCTCGCGGTTGCCTTCGTGCGTTTGGCTCTGGTAGTACTGCGGGTGGAAGCGGATGCCTTTGGCCTCCCAACCCGGGAAATGCCAGCTGTTCAGACGGTTCACAAAACTGTTAAAGTCTTTCTTTTCCAGGGGCGTCCAGAGGGCTTCGGCAATGGCAGGCAGGCGCGGCAAAAGCATGTACTCCAGGTGCGCTACCGAAGAGATAAACTCGGTCCAGATGTTGGCCTGCGCGCCCAGCACATACTTATGCTCGTCTGGCGTTAAGGCCTCCGGGTGCGGGTTATACTGGTACACCCTTTCGAGGGTGTTGATGGAGTACTTGGCCGCAAAGGGCTCGCCTTCCGGACCAGCCTGGTAGCGGTTAAAGTAGAGGGGGTCGCTGGGCGTCATCACCACGTAGTGGTTCTGCTTGGCTGCCTCAATACCGCCCTTTTCCCCGCGCCAGCTCATTACCGTGGCCGATGGGGCCAATCCGCCTTCCAGGATCTCGTCCCAGCCCAGGAGCTTTTTGTTGTGTGCCAGCAGGTATTTTTCCATGCGCCGGATAAAATAGCTCTGCAGTTCTTCTTCGTTCTCTAATCCTTCTGCCGCCATGCGTGCCTGGCAGCGCGGGCATTTCTTCCAGTACGACTTGTCCACCTCATCGCCGCCGATATGGATGTACTCTGCCGGAAAGATCGCTCTCACTTCATCGAGCACGTCCTGCAGAAACAGGAAAGTGCTGTCGTTGCCGGCGCAGTAGTTCAGGTTCACGTTGGCAGGGTCTGTCACGCCGTTCCACAGGGCGGAGGTGGGTGCCTGCTGCCGGTGGCGCTCGCAGGAGAATTCCGGATAAGCTGTCAGCGCCGCACCCGAGTGGCCGGGAATATCAATTTCAGGGATCACCGTAATGTGGCGGGCTTTGGCATAAGCCACCACCTCTTTGGCCTGCTCCTGGGTATAGTAGCCACCGTAGGTATAGGGCTTGCCGGTAAGGGGTTTCTGATAGGTAGAGTCGGGTTTATAGTACACGCTGCCCGGAATCTCCTTTCGCCAGGCTCCCACCGAGGTCAGCTTCGGGTATTTCTTGATTTCCAATCGCCAGCCTTCGTTATCGGTCAGGTGCCAGTGGAAGGTGTTCATTTTGTAGAGCGCCATCAAATCGATAAACTCCTTGACAGCCTCCACGGTGTAGAAATGGCGGCTCACGTCCAGCATCATGCCTCTCCAGCCAAAGCGCGGCTCATCGGAGATTTCCATAGCAGGCACCTGCAAGGCCTCGTTGGTGCGCACGGCCGGCAAGGTCTGGAGCAGCGACTGCAACCCGTAGAACACGCCCGCCGGACTGTTTCCTTTAACAAGGATGGCCTCGGGCGACACGCTCAGTTTGTATCCTTCCGCTCCCAAGTCTGCCATACTTCCCAGCTCAAACCGGACCGCCTTTGCCTTCTTTTTGTTCAAAGGCAAGGTATAGCCAGACACCTCTCTGACATGGTTGGCGAAGTACGTTGCCAGGGCCGCCAGCTCTTTGTCACCCCGCTTAAACTGGATGGAGGTATGGGCATCAAGTATAAAATAGCCCTCCTTCAGCTCCAGGCTTACCGGCTGCGGAATAATGCTCACCTGCTGCGCCTGCAGCGGAAGTATCACCCCGAGCAGAAAGTATAAAACCAGTAGGGTTGGCCTGTTTTTCATGTAGTGTACTGCAAGCTAAAAGTATAAATCCTTTCAGGACAAAGGAATTTTTGACAAAGGACAAAGGTGTTTCAAGTATAAATCGTTGCCCCTCGGTCAGCCTGTCATCCCCCTCCCACCTTCAAAGGGGGACATCGGTATGCTGCAACTATACTTTGTATGTCTTTCGTCCTTTGTCAAAAAATCCTTTGTCAAATAATTACTGATTCTTCTTCTGTTCTTCCGCGTCTGAGAGCGGGGCAAAATGAATGCCCCGGGCTTCCCATACTTGCAGGAGCGGCAACAGCGCGTTTCGGAACTGCTCGTAGTTTTTGTTCTGTGGCTGCGTCCAGCCCACTTCGGCGTAGGCGGCCAGGCGCGGGAACACCTGATAGTGCATTTCGCCTCGCGTCGGGATCCACTCACTCCACATCTGGGAGCCTGTGCCGATGATGTTCTGATGATACTCTTTGGCCAGCTCCTGCGGCACCGGATCGAAGCTGTAGGCTTTCTGCAGCGGGATAGATTTGTAGTCATAGTCCAGGTAGGTCATCGAGTGCAGCGAGTTCACCAGCTGGTAACCTTGGGAGGCAGCCTGCGTGATCAGCTCCACATCGCCTTTCCAGAAATGCACCACCACGTTTTTGGCCAGCTCGGTTTCGGCATTGGCATCTGCTTTTTTCTCCTCGAAGTCATGGTGGATGTTAATCCCCATGATCTCGTTCCAACCCATCATGCGGCGGCCGTTCTGCTCAATATACTTCGAGATGTTGTTGGTGAAATGCACCTGCAAATCAGCGTAAGTCTTGATGTCGTGCTCCTTCATGTAGGCGTTTACCTGCTTCGATTTCTCCCAGGCTTCGTAGCCCACTTCGTCCCCGCCGATATGGATTACCTTGGAGGGGAACAGCGCGAATACCTCCTGCAGCACGTCCTGGAGGAACTCCTGTACTTTAGGATTAGTCACGTCGTAGATGTCGTAGAAGCGGCCGAATTTTACCGGTACCTCTATCTTCTGATTGTCCGTGCCCAGCCAGGGGTAAGCGGCAATGGCCGCACTGGCGTGGCCCGGCATCTCGATCTCCGGCACCACGTTGATGTGGCGCTCGGCGGCATAGGCTACCAGTTCTTTTATCTCCTCCTGAGTATAAAATCCGCTGTGCGGCTCCCCGGATTGCTTGTTGCTGTTCCACTTCTTCTCCCCTACGGCCGTGCTTTTTCTAACTGAGCCAACCTCCGTCAGTTTCGGGTATTTTTTGATCTCGATGCGCCAGCCCTGATCATCCACCAGGTGCCAGTGGAAAACGTTCATTTTCAGGCGGGCCATCTCGTCAAGCAGCAGCTTCACCTCCTCTTTTCCTTTGAAGTGACGGGCCTCATCCAGGTGCAAGGCGCGCCATTCGAACCGTGGCTTGTCTTCTATGGCCACCGCCGGCATAAATTTGCCTTCAGAAGTATGGAGGGCCTGCAGCAGGCTCTGAATACCGTAGTGGATGCCCGCTTCCGTGGCTGCCTTGATGGTCACCTGCGTCGGCGTTGCGGTCAGTCTATACCCTTCTTTGCCCAGGTCTTTGGACAGCTTCTTATCCAGCTCCAAGCTGATCGTGTTCTTCTTACCCTTGCCGGCGTTAGCCTCGAGTGATAGGTTATACTTCTCCTGCAATGCTTTTTGGAGGAAATCGGCCTCCTTTTCTGCTCCGGAAGTATACTGGATGGCTTTGGCGCTGCCAAGTGCGAACTGTCCCTTTGCCAGTTCGATTTTGTTTGGCCTGGGAATGATGTTGATTTCCTGCGCACCGGCCTCAAACGCGGCCAGGCAAACTAAGAGGAGAAGGTATAGAAGTTTTTTCATGGGGTGAGCGTTTGTTTAGAAGTATGGATTGCTTACTTAACTGAAGGTTTAAATTTAAGTGGATAATTTCAGGTCGTTCCTTAACTGGCTGGTTCCTGCTTTACCAGCTCGTAAATGCGCACCGGCTGCTTGCTTTCGGTCGAGAAAGTGAGCTTCGACACATTCTTGAGTTTGCTGCTATCGATCCGGATGTAGCTGCCGTTGCCGCTGTAAATGGTTTGCTGCTTTCCGTTTCTGCCGGGTGCAGTGATCGTATAGTTGGCACCGTCGTTTTTCAGCAAGATGACTAGGCCAGCTCCTCTCAGTTCCTTTGGCAGCGTTACCGTCACCGGCTGCTGGCTGGTCAGGGTCTGATAGGTGTTTATACTTTTGTCATGGGCAAAAACCGACTCGTTCGCTCCGGCAACAGGCTTCACCTTCAGACGAAGCTCCTTCAGGTAAAAATTCTGCCGTTTATCGGAGGCGTTACGGAAACGCACATACTTTATACCTGGGTCAGTGAAAGCTATACTTCCTTTGCCGCGCTCTGCTGTTGTTTCGGCTTTCGTCCATACTTTCCCGTCTTTGGAGGTCTCAAAAACGCCCCAATTCAGCAGGTTATTGTTGCTCAGGTTAAAGTATAAAGCCTGCGCCTGCAAGGCCTCCGACGGTTTAAAACCGATGTACTCGCCGCTATCCAGGTAGGCCACCTCCAGCATGGGCGAGTAGGCAATGCCGTTGTTGTTGTAGAGCAGTGGTTGGGTGGCCAACCGCTGAGACTGGCTGTAGCTTGTGGGGACATCGGTATTTATACTTGCTACACTTTGATTTTCGCCCACGAAATGGTTGCCGGTTATTTTGAAAACCTCCTCCACAAAAGGCATGAGCACCAGCGAGCCGGTTTTAACGCCAGGCTGGTAAGGATTCTGGTTGAGGGTGGCATCCACAGTAGCCATACTATCCAGCACAGCCTCCAGGCGCAGGTACTCGGCCCAGGCGGCGGCAGGGTTCAGGTTCATACGGTTATTTACCATATCTATCGCATGGCTACCGGCTTTGCCCAGCTGCTCGAACTGCAGCAGCCACGGCGACAGCTGCTCTACCAGGCGCTTGTTCTGACTTTTGCTTCGGATTTCGGAAGGGGCCTTGGCTATACTTTCAAACTCTTGTTTTATCCTGTTGGCTTCCGCCGCTGAAGGGTGCAGCCCGTTTTGATAGGTTTCCAGGAACGCTTCGATATAAGGTTTGATCTCTACCGACTCATCGCGGCGGTAGCGGTGGCCGTTCGGCCCTGGATCGCTGTTGTGGGCGTTGAAGGTGCGGAAGGCCACCGGCGCCTCCGGCATCACATATTGGTTAGCTGCCTCCCAGGCCTGCTGCGGATCGTAGGCTTGCATGTTCCAGCTATACAACGCCACGCCAAAGATCGCCACCTTCGAGGCCTCCGCCTTGTCCATCGGGTTCGACACAAAGCCCGACATATCATACTTCGCCTCGGTGTCGATGCCATAGGATGGGCCCATGAGCAGGTGGTTACGCACGTAATCGCTCACCGGGAAATTCCACCACACATAAGCTGGGCGCTGGATGCGCTTGTTCACCCATTCCAGTCCTTCTTTGGTAATGTCGTGCACCACGGTGTTGCCTGTCCACATCACGTGAATGGCCGGGTCGAGCTGCTCGCCCAGGATGTCGAGATAGGTGCCCGGTTCTTTATTCGCCCAGCCTTTGTTGTACTCGGTGGGGCACATGATCAGCGGCGCCACGTCCTTTTTCTTTTGGATGAACTGGCGCTGGATGAAGTTGAGCAGGTTAGCCTGCATCCTGGCATCCGTTCCGGCGCCGGAGATGTCATCGAAGAAAACCGCAAACGCACGCACGCCCAGATCATACATCTGGTTAAACTTCGTGATGATGGCGCTGCTGTCGGCCTGGTTCCACTGAATGTCTTTGCCCGGATGGATGGCCCACACAAAATCCACCTTGTTGCGTTTTGCTTCCTGCACCACTTCTTTTAGCTGCTCCTCCTCCTGCGGAGGGTATGGCTTGCGCCAGTTTGGAGAGGAATGGTACGGATCGTCCTTGGGGCCGTAGATGTAAGTGTTGAGCTTGAGTTTGCCGTAAAAGCGCAGCTGCTCCAGGCGGTCCTGATGACTCCAGGGCTCCCCATAAAACCCCTCCACCGTGCCACGGTACGCTACATCCGGGTAATCGGTGATGGTGGCTTCGGGCAAGCTTATACTTCCGTTCCGCTCTTTCTGCACCAGCTGCGACAGCGTCTGCACGGCATAGAAAACCGAGCGGTCGTCGAAGGCCTCAATAGTTATCTCTTCCGGCGAGATCTCCAGCCGGTAAGCACCGGAGCGCTGCAATTGGGG is a window of Pontibacter kalidii DNA encoding:
- a CDS encoding beta-N-acetylhexosaminidase translates to MKNRPTLLVLYFLLGVILPLQAQQVSIIPQPVSLELKEGYFILDAHTSIQFKRGDKELAALATYFANHVREVSGYTLPLNKKKAKAVRFELGSMADLGAEGYKLSVSPEAILVKGNSPAGVFYGLQSLLQTLPAVRTNEALQVPAMEISDEPRFGWRGMMLDVSRHFYTVEAVKEFIDLMALYKMNTFHWHLTDNEGWRLEIKKYPKLTSVGAWRKEIPGSVYYKPDSTYQKPLTGKPYTYGGYYTQEQAKEVVAYAKARHITVIPEIDIPGHSGAALTAYPEFSCERHRQQAPTSALWNGVTDPANVNLNYCAGNDSTFLFLQDVLDEVRAIFPAEYIHIGGDEVDKSYWKKCPRCQARMAAEGLENEEELQSYFIRRMEKYLLAHNKKLLGWDEILEGGLAPSATVMSWRGEKGGIEAAKQNHYVVMTPSDPLYFNRYQAGPEGEPFAAKYSINTLERVYQYNPHPEALTPDEHKYVLGAQANIWTEFISSVAHLEYMLLPRLPAIAEALWTPLEKKDFNSFVNRLNSWHFPGWEAKGIRFHPQYYQSQTHEGNREVEPKPVK
- a CDS encoding beta-N-acetylhexosaminidase; translation: MKKLLYLLLLVCLAAFEAGAQEINIIPRPNKIELAKGQFALGSAKAIQYTSGAEKEADFLQKALQEKYNLSLEANAGKGKKNTISLELDKKLSKDLGKEGYRLTATPTQVTIKAATEAGIHYGIQSLLQALHTSEGKFMPAVAIEDKPRFEWRALHLDEARHFKGKEEVKLLLDEMARLKMNVFHWHLVDDQGWRIEIKKYPKLTEVGSVRKSTAVGEKKWNSNKQSGEPHSGFYTQEEIKELVAYAAERHINVVPEIEMPGHASAAIAAYPWLGTDNQKIEVPVKFGRFYDIYDVTNPKVQEFLQDVLQEVFALFPSKVIHIGGDEVGYEAWEKSKQVNAYMKEHDIKTYADLQVHFTNNISKYIEQNGRRMMGWNEIMGINIHHDFEEKKADANAETELAKNVVVHFWKGDVELITQAASQGYQLVNSLHSMTYLDYDYKSIPLQKAYSFDPVPQELAKEYHQNIIGTGSQMWSEWIPTRGEMHYQVFPRLAAYAEVGWTQPQNKNYEQFRNALLPLLQVWEARGIHFAPLSDAEEQKKNQ
- a CDS encoding beta-N-acetylhexosaminidase family protein, producing MLTLIQRSFAAFLLLISFAATAQQIVPQPQQATINQQRFTPVHAYKVKGLKKDAATLALLKTVVPVAEKGKSLPLKVKKLRKGEPQLQRSGAYRLEISPEEITIEAFDDRSVFYAVQTLSQLVQKERNGSISLPEATITDYPDVAYRGTVEGFYGEPWSHQDRLEQLRFYGKLKLNTYIYGPKDDPYHSSPNWRKPYPPQEEEQLKEVVQEAKRNKVDFVWAIHPGKDIQWNQADSSAIITKFNQMYDLGVRAFAVFFDDISGAGTDARMQANLLNFIQRQFIQKKKDVAPLIMCPTEYNKGWANKEPGTYLDILGEQLDPAIHVMWTGNTVVHDITKEGLEWVNKRIQRPAYVWWNFPVSDYVRNHLLMGPSYGIDTEAKYDMSGFVSNPMDKAEASKVAIFGVALYSWNMQAYDPQQAWEAANQYVMPEAPVAFRTFNAHNSDPGPNGHRYRRDESVEIKPYIEAFLETYQNGLHPSAAEANRIKQEFESIAKAPSEIRSKSQNKRLVEQLSPWLLQFEQLGKAGSHAIDMVNNRMNLNPAAAWAEYLRLEAVLDSMATVDATLNQNPYQPGVKTGSLVLMPFVEEVFKITGNHFVGENQSVASINTDVPTSYSQSQRLATQPLLYNNNGIAYSPMLEVAYLDSGEYIGFKPSEALQAQALYFNLSNNNLLNWGVFETSKDGKVWTKAETTAERGKGSIAFTDPGIKYVRFRNASDKRQNFYLKELRLKVKPVAGANESVFAHDKSINTYQTLTSQQPVTVTLPKELRGAGLVILLKNDGANYTITAPGRNGKQQTIYSGNGSYIRIDSSKLKNVSKLTFSTESKQPVRIYELVKQEPAS